Sequence from the Halobacteria archaeon AArc-dxtr1 genome:
GAGCCGATGCCCACGACCCACGGTTTCCAGACTCGCGTCACATCCTCGACCGCGACTGCGAGCGCTGTCCTACACTCGCCGAGGGCCGAAACTGTATCTCCTGGGGAACCGGCCCACTCGACGCCACCGTCTTCGTGATCGGCGAGGCGCCCGGCGCCGGCACCCCTGAGGCCGACCGCTGGCGCGGGGGCAACTGGACCGGGAAGGCCTACACCTCGCGACACTCGGGTCGGCGCATTCGCCGGATGATCGAGACGATCGGCTACGGCGACGACGCCTACTACACCAACGCCGTCAAGTGCTTCCCGCCGGATCCTGACGATCCCTCCAGTAACCGAGAGCCGACCGACGAGGAGCGCACGAACTGTCGAACCCACCTGCTCGACGAGATCGAGACGGTCTCTCCAACCGTCGTCCTCGCCACCGGCAAGCACGCGACGGCGTCCGTTCTCGCCGCCGAAGGACGATCGCTCGACGGCTTCCTCGAAACCGTCCTCGAGCCCGTCCGCTGCGAGCGACTCGACGCCTGGTTCGTGCCCATTTTGCACCCGTCTTACCAGGACGTCTGGATCGGTCGCCTCGGTTACGAGCCCGAGGAGTACCTCGCGGCGATCGGCGAGACGATCGCCGACTGCCTGGCGACGCCACTCGAGAACTGATTTGCGATGTCAACTGGCGTTGATCACTACCATCTCACCGTCATGATCACTGCCATCTATCCGTCACCTCGAACGCGCTCCAGTGCGTGCGCCGCGTCGAGGACGGTCGCGTCGTCGAAGCGCGACCCGACGAGCGAGAGACCGACGGGGAGCCCGTCGACCGTTCCGGCGGGTACGCTCACCGCCGGATGGCCGGTCCGGTTGAATCCCTTCGTGTTGGCGACGACGAGCTCCTCGGCCAGCCGGTCGTACTCGTCTCGCTCGGGATCGCGTTCGGGTGCGGTCCC
This genomic interval carries:
- a CDS encoding uracil-DNA glycosylase, whose translation is MTGPTDDSGADAHDPRFPDSRHILDRDCERCPTLAEGRNCISWGTGPLDATVFVIGEAPGAGTPEADRWRGGNWTGKAYTSRHSGRRIRRMIETIGYGDDAYYTNAVKCFPPDPDDPSSNREPTDEERTNCRTHLLDEIETVSPTVVLATGKHATASVLAAEGRSLDGFLETVLEPVRCERLDAWFVPILHPSYQDVWIGRLGYEPEEYLAAIGETIADCLATPLEN